The following nucleotide sequence is from Salvia splendens isolate huo1 chromosome 2, SspV2, whole genome shotgun sequence.
TGGACTCGAGGTATTGGTTTCTAAAATCAAAGCATCATGTCGTTTTTGTCATAACTCTAGAGAGATACATGTTCATTGCatttataatagaaaaagaTTTCCCAGACCCTTTAAATCTATTTTTACAATTACATTTAAAAACCAACAAGTTTTATACTCTGAAAATAAActgaattattttccaaatttttCTTGTGATTTTTAACTACTTATTAGTAATGCCTAGTCGTAGTTGGGTCTATAACATTGTTTATAGTATACTGTACAATAAGTATTACAATAAGTATTACAATATCAGCACTTTGAGAAGATTTTGCCTATTATACATATGACCAGTTgtcattttttacatttttcctTACTTGGTGCTATCATGgtcatttattttgtataggTTCTTGCATTGCTGAAAAAAGTTTGGTATAGATTCAAGACAGTTAAATGCTCCCTCCGAGGCAAGTTACCGAACGGGCAACTGGAGCTTAAGACAAAGCTTTTGGCAGATGCCGTATCAAATGCTTCAAATTATCTTTCATTCATCATGAATTGTGTTTATAGTGGTtctattttgtgtattgtgtagtGTTTTTTTGTATGCATGTGTAAAGTGTGTCATTCATCATGAATTGTGTTTATAGTGTTtctattttgtgtattgtgtagtgtttttttgtatgcatgtgtaaagtgtgtttgtgtagtgt
It contains:
- the LOC121791036 gene encoding uncharacterized protein LOC121791036, whose protein sequence is MDYINMGTGFTTMRRETPIELLQLCEAESVSYLDEVASNTATQDTAKSVGLEVLALLKKVWYRFKTVKCSLRGKLPNGQLELKTKLLADAVSNASNYLSFIMNCVYSGSILCIV